The bacterium region TGGGCGGGCCGGGGCTTTCGCTTTTGGCCGGCTCCATCATCCTGGGAATAATGATCCTGCCCACCATCATCAGCATCTCCATCGATTCCATCATGGCGGTGCCCAAAAGCTACCGGGAGGGGTCCCTGGCGCTGGGGGCCACGGTCTGGCAGACGGTGCGGATGGTGACCCTGCCGGCGGCCCGGTCCGGCATCGCGGCCAGCATCATCCTGGCCATGGGGCGGGCCATCGGCGAGACCATGGCGGTGATCATGGTCACCGGAAACTCCGTCAAGATCCCGGGATCGGCCCTGGAGCCGGTGCGGACCCTGACCGCCAACATCGCCCTGGAGATGGGCTATGCCACCGGAATGCACCGCCAGGCCCTGTTCGCCACCGGGGTGGTGCTGTTCGTGGTGATCATGATCCTCAATTTCAGCGCCAGTTATGTGATGAGGCAGAGAAAGGCCCGCCGATGAAGCTGAATCCCAAACATACCCAGAAGGCGGCGGTGGCGGTGCTGGGATCGGCCACCCTGCTGACCCTGACCGCCCTGGTGTTCATCATCGTCTTCGTGCTTCAGAAGGGCCTGCCGGTCTTAAGCTGGGGCTTTCTGACCGGGGCGCCCCAGGACATGGGCCGGGCCGGGGGTATTTTCCCGGCCATAGCCGGCTCGGCGGCATTGACCGTGCTCTCCGTTCTCCTGGCCGCGCCTCTGGGCGTGGGCACCGCGGTCTACCTGACCGAATACACCCGGGAGTCGCGCCTGACCGCGGTCATCCGCTTCGGGGCCGACTGCCTGGCCGGCATTCCCTCCATCATCTTCGGCCTGTTCGGCTTCATACTTTTCGTGACCATCTTAAAGATGGGCTGGTCGCTGCTGGCCGGGGGACTGACCCTGGCCCTGATGATCCTGCCCACCATCATCCGGACCACCGAGGAGGCCATCAAGGCGGTGCCGCTTTCCTACCGCGAGGTCAGCTATTCGCTGGGGGCCACCCGCTGGCAGACGGTATACAAGGTGATTCTGCCCAATGCCCTGCCCGGGATCCTGACCGGCGTGATGCTGGGGGTGGGCAGAGCTTTGGGCGAGACGGCGGCCGTCATCTTCACCGCCGGGTCATCGCTCCGGATGCCGTCCTCGATCTTCGATTCGGTCCGGACCATGGCGGTGCACTTCTACCTGCTGGCCCGGGAGGGCATCTCGGCCGAGAATGCCTACGGTACGGCGGCGGCCCTGATCATAGCGGTGCTTTCGGTGAACCTGCTGGCCTACTGGATGATGAACCGGATGATAGCCAAAAGAACATAACGACCAAAGCATGCCAGTCAAAATATCAATAAATAATTTTTCGGTCCATTCCGGGCCGGATCCATTGCTTCAGGACATTGACCTGGAGATACAGGGCAATCAGATACTGGGCGTGATCGGGCCGTCCGGCTCCGGCAAGACCACCTTTCTCCGCGCCCTGAACCGGATGAACGAACTGCAGCCAGGCTTTACCACCAAGGGCCGGATACTGATGGACGGGGAGGACATCTACGGCAGGGATTATGACGCCGTCAGCCTGCGCAAAAAAGTGGGGATGGTGTTTGCCATGCCGGTGCCGCTGCCCATGAGCATCCATGAGAACATAATCTACGGCCCCAAACTTTCGGCCGGCCGGGGATGGAAGCATGACGAGGCGCTGGTGGAGAGTTCCTTGAAATCCGCCTTTTTATGGGACGAGGTCAAGGACCGCTTGAAGTCCCCGGCCTTAAGGCTTTCCGGAGGCCAGCAGCAGAGGCTGTGCCTGGCCAGGACCCTGGCCCTGGAGCCGGAGGTGATCCTTTTGGACGAGCCCTGTTCCGGGCTGGACCCGGTCTCCACCGCCAAGATCGAGGAGGCGTTGACGATCTTAAAGGAAAGATATACCGTGATCCTGGTCACCAACAACACCAAGCAGGCGGCCCGGGTGGCCGACCGCACGTCATTCTTCCTGATGGGGAAACTGGTGGAGGAGGGGGCCACCCCGCAGATATTCACCGCGCCGAAAGACAAGCGGACCAGCGACTACATCACCGGAAGATTCGGTTGAGGGTTGTCAAGGAGACTAATTTCTTTTGCCACAGAAGGCACAAAAACACATAACTATCCTAAATATTTACCATTTTGTGACCTATGTGCTCCTTCGACAGGGCTTCGGCACGCTCAGCCCGGCGGCTCAG contains the following coding sequences:
- the pstC gene encoding phosphate ABC transporter permease subunit PstC; this translates as MQRLLLVVAFSALSALLLIAVFIISQGLPFIFRYGLREFLFSSVWNPQAGKFGIFPMVISTLWVTLGAMAIGAPLGVAGAVFLTEFVPRSVMSVIKPAIELLAGIPSVVYGFIGVMVLAPLIRDHLGGPGLSLLAGSIILGIMILPTIISISIDSIMAVPKSYREGSLALGATVWQTVRMVTLPAARSGIAASIILAMGRAIGETMAVIMVTGNSVKIPGSALEPVRTLTANIALEMGYATGMHRQALFATGVVLFVVIMILNFSASYVMRQRKARR
- the pstA gene encoding phosphate ABC transporter permease PstA, with the protein product MKLNPKHTQKAAVAVLGSATLLTLTALVFIIVFVLQKGLPVLSWGFLTGAPQDMGRAGGIFPAIAGSAALTVLSVLLAAPLGVGTAVYLTEYTRESRLTAVIRFGADCLAGIPSIIFGLFGFILFVTILKMGWSLLAGGLTLALMILPTIIRTTEEAIKAVPLSYREVSYSLGATRWQTVYKVILPNALPGILTGVMLGVGRALGETAAVIFTAGSSLRMPSSIFDSVRTMAVHFYLLAREGISAENAYGTAAALIIAVLSVNLLAYWMMNRMIAKRT
- a CDS encoding phosphate ABC transporter ATP-binding protein, with the protein product MPVKISINNFSVHSGPDPLLQDIDLEIQGNQILGVIGPSGSGKTTFLRALNRMNELQPGFTTKGRILMDGEDIYGRDYDAVSLRKKVGMVFAMPVPLPMSIHENIIYGPKLSAGRGWKHDEALVESSLKSAFLWDEVKDRLKSPALRLSGGQQQRLCLARTLALEPEVILLDEPCSGLDPVSTAKIEEALTILKERYTVILVTNNTKQAARVADRTSFFLMGKLVEEGATPQIFTAPKDKRTSDYITGRFG